AATGGATGGTACAAGAAAGGAGGCTGCAGAATATGCTGTTCCTTGGCCAATCCCTGGAGCGGGTTTGGCAGCAAGTGATGGGTAGCTGCAAAAATCCTGGCTAGATCCATGCGTGAATCCCTAAAATAAAGAAGACATCTATAAAATATCGGTGGATTGAGCACCATAGCTTACCGCATCCAAGAATACTACCTACACGCTGGATAAAGTATCTTTTAACATACCATTAAAAACCGTTGGAAGGTTTAGTTAACATGCACTTCATGAACGCAATTGCCTCATGAAATCAAATAATGCGACCTTCGGCTTTGAAGCAAATTCCACGTGACCGTGAAATAGAAGCCTTAAAATTTAGGCAACAAGGCGTTGCATCATTTCTCCGAATTTGAAATTCAAAGGAGGCAATATTGAACCTTCTGCCACCACATCTGTCATACCACTTTCAGTGAGTTCTTTGTATGATAATTTTGATTGATAAGTTTTAAGTAATGCCATACACTCCTGGGTCAGCAACCGATGGACTCAGCGAAAGACCAGAAGGTGAGTTACACTCGTTGAAGTAGTTGCGGCCAATACTCGAATCCTAACTAGCATAGAAGCATGTGGAGCGACTCGCACGGGTACGTGAGAATCAACGGAAGAGTCGAGCTCGGAAGCAGGAGTTTGTGAATGAGTTAGAGCAACGCCTAGCGTTGTGTAAAAAACAAGCCCAGCAAAAAGACATTGAGTACCGACTGGCAACGCAAAAAGTCGAAGCTGAAAATCGGCATCTGAAAGCTCTTCTGGGATCACTGGGAGTTCCGAGTGCTTCTGTACAGCAGTATCTACACGAAGCGGATACGTGGGCGAACACCAACCGGAAGGTTGCTATCCCTGCTATTCAGCAAGTGAAGAGAGATAATCATCTGCCTCTATTACGTCGAGATAGTCACCGAACAAATTTGTCAATGGCAGTACCTCGCGTCTACAGAGCGGAACCAGAGATTACTGAACTGCCAACAGCGGTTGATAGTGCATGTGCCTCGACAGTGGTGCAACCGACAGACCAACCACCACATCAAACCccgcaagaagaagatccggCTTTGTGTGGATGCCGGTCCGATAGACAGAATCCGGAAACGGTTTCCGATGAAGATGTGCTCAACTCGACGCTGTGTGCCATTGCGGAAGAAATGATCAATCAATACAACACCAAAGGAATTGATGTTGATGAGATTCGGCGAAGAATTTGGTCTGGGTTCCGAGCAGGTGCAAATGGTACAGGCTGCAGAGTTCAAAATCACATTCTGTTCCAAGTTCTAGACGACATCAGCAGTGATGTTTGACTTTGGCATTGGTTGGGCTTCCACGATCATCTGAGATGTTAGTATTTTTGTGAACCTGCTAGTTCTGGTAGCCTCTGAATCTGGACAAGAGGATGGGAATGGGGACTTTGGTTGCTGCCAGGAATCGTTTTCAAATCTGTCATGTCATTTGCAGCAGTGAGTGCCGGGTTAAAAAAGGTCGGATCAGATTCCGCCAACGACTGCTGGAACAATTTTTGGTTCCGCAGCACAGCTCCTCGTCCCCACATCCAGAATGTGACAATATTCTGCCTGAAAATTTCACCAGAGCCGTGGGACCACTCTACACCCACAAGCCCGTGCAGGATTAATTTCTGGCTAGACCCACGCCAAAATGGTGGAATGGCAACAATAACTCGGTTTTACACGTCCAAATTCGAGATTAAGTACAAGACCGACGTTTTGCGAGCTGAACTAATAGTTATAGCTACGCCAATGATGCAAATATGTCTACATTTCTTGATGTGGCATCTCAGAAAAATAGCCGCATTATTATTGGAGAACTACGTTGAACGAAAAaacagcgtacttttccactattccataacaaaaaccaaggttcctgtttatggcctaggggggccatatttgaggtttgacaaaCTATCAAAAAGGACTAGGCCATACATGGCTACTATCCCGCAAATTGAAAGTACACCCGAAGAGCCCTCAAGAATCCTGAATCCTCAACCGGCAGAAGCCCTGAAACCCAACAATATTGGGCCACAGAACCGACGATTATCCACAAAAAGGGAAATTATGAGTGCTTGGCGGGACGATTCGTCAGCGACCAGCGTGTTCTTCATGCAAAGTTCTGGAATAGTCTGACTTTCTCTTCCGGCGGGTGGATTTCAAGGTTAAACAATCTAACTAGAGAAGAATTTAGCCGGAGGAAGTTGAGACATGCAAAATATAAAAATGGCTGAGAAGACGTGAAAGTGTGTGTAGTTAGACTGGCAGTCTGGCCTGTGTCAAGAGACCGGGGATGCGGGAATTTGGTCCGatgccccccccccgaaGTGCGGGGCTCCCCGCACTTCAAGGCTCCACGGTAGCAAAAAACGCTTAGCTGATAGCGTAGTCCATGGTTGCAAGGTGGATAAAGATATCTATGCAGGAAACGGAAAAAGAATTGATAAAGCAACTGTTTTTTCGAGGCTAGCTGAAGATTCACGGAACACTCGTTGTTAGGATTGCTAGAAACAGTCTCGGATGGCCAAGGTCTACTTCCCCAAACTCTCGGAGTGATATGATGAGAAGGGTTTCCCTATTCGTCAGGATGAGCGGTGATCTATTGGACGCGAGAAAGTAGTCAGACCGGACTAGAATTTTGGAA
The nucleotide sequence above comes from Penicillium digitatum chromosome 1, complete sequence. Encoded proteins:
- a CDS encoding ABSCISIC ACID-INSENSITIVE 5-like protein 5, whose protein sequence is MDSAKDQKHVERLARVRENQRKSRARKQEFVNELEQRLALCKKQAQQKDIEYRLATQKVEAENRHLKALLGSLGVPSASVQQYLHEADTWANTNRKVAIPAIQQVKRDNHLPLLRRDSHRTNLSMAVPRVYRAEPEITELPTAVDSACASTVVQPTDQPPHQTPQEEDPALCGCRSDRQNPETVSDEDVLNSTLCAIAEEMINQYNTKGIDVDEIRRRIWSGFRAGANGTGCRVQNHILFQVLDDISSDV